A window from Macaca nemestrina isolate mMacNem1 chromosome 8, mMacNem.hap1, whole genome shotgun sequence encodes these proteins:
- the LOC105470442 gene encoding LOW QUALITY PROTEIN: zinc transporter ZIP4-like (The sequence of the model RefSeq protein was modified relative to this genomic sequence to represent the inferred CDS: inserted 1 base in 1 codon; deleted 2 bases in 2 codons), with product MVDVVGRGRGRKQACGEAPWPGLPLPSRVGPEPLLTCLCPQCLSVEDALGLGKPEGPGLPPGPVLEARYIARLSAAAVLYLSNPEGTCEDARAGRWASRADHLLALLESPKALTPGLSWLLQRMQAQAAGQTPKTACVDIPQLLEEAVGAGAPGSAGGVLAALLDHVRSGSCFHALPSPQYFVDFVFQQHSSEAPMTLAELSALMQRLGVGREAHSDHSHQHRGASGQDPVPLVTSNDSSSVWDTVCLSARDVMAVYGLSEQAGVTPEAWVQLSPALLQQQLSGACTSQPRLPVQDQLSQAERYLYGSLATLLICLCAVFGLVLLTCTGCRGVTHYILQTCLCLAVGGLTGDVVLHLTPKVLGLHTHSEQGLSPQPTWRLLAMLAGLYAFFLFENLFNLLLPRDPEDLEDGPCGHSSHSHGGHSHGVSLQLAPSELGQPEPPHQGSRADLVAEESPELPDPEPRKLSRDLRLLPYVITLGDAVHNFADGLAVGAAFASSWKTGLATSLAVFCHELPHELGDFAALLQAGLSVRQALVLNLATGLTAFAGLTWHSRLESARRARSGSWQWPPACSLRGTLRHAPGHLESTGPXGPGSSFCCTTWACWAAGPSCCCCPCTRISPSDTLP from the exons ATGGTGGACGTGGTTGGACGTGGGAGGGGGAGGAAACAGGCCTGTGGGGAAGCCCCTTGGCCAGGCCTGCCTCTCCCCTCCAGGGTGGGCCCAGAGCCCCTCCTCACCTGTCTCTGCCCACAGTGCCTGTCTGTGGAGGACGCCCTGGGCCTGGGCAAGCCTGAGGGGCCAGGGCTGCCCCCAGGCCCGGTCCTGGAGGCCAGGTACATTGCCCGCCTCAGTGCCGCCGCTGTCCTCTACCTCAGCAACCCCGAGGGCACGTGTGAGGACGCTCGGGCTGGCCGCTGGGCCTCTCGTGCAGACCATCTCCTGGCCCTGCTCGAAAGCCCCAAGGCCCTGACCCCAGGCCTAAGCTGGCTGCTGCAGAGGATGCAGGCCCAGGCTGCCGGCCAGACCCCCAAGACG GCCTGCGTAGACATTCCTCAGCTGCTGGAGGAGGCGGTGGGGGCGGGGGCTCCAGGTAGTGCCGGTGGCGTCCTGGCTGCCCTGCTGGACCACGTCAGGAGTGGGTCTTGCTTCCATGCCTTGCCGAGCCCTCAGTACTTCGTGGACTTTGTGTTCCAGCAGCACAGTAGCGAGGCTCCTATGACGCTGGCCG AGCTGTCGGCCTTGATGCAGCGCCTGGGGGTAGGCAGGGAGGCCCACAGTGACCACAGTCATCAGCACAGGGGAGCCAGCGGCCAGGACCCTGTGCCCCTCGTCACCTCCAACGATAGCTCCAGTGTGTGGGACACG GTATGTCTGAGTGCCAGGGACGTGATGGCTGTGTATGGACTGTCAGAGCAGGCTGGGGTGACCCCGGAGGCCTGGGTCCAACTGAGCCCTGCCCTGCTGCAACAGCAGCTGAGTGGAGCCTGTACCTCCCAGCCCAGGCTCCCCGTCCAGGACCAGCTCAGCCAGGCAGAGA GGTATCTGTACGGCTCCCTGGCCACGCTGCTCATCTGCCTCTGCGCAGTGTTTGGCCTCGTACTGCTGACCTGCACTGGCTGCAGGGGGGTCACCCACTACATCCTGCAGACCTGCCTGTGCCTGGCGGTGGGTGGACTCACTGGGGATGTTGTCCTGCACCTGACGCCCAAG gtgctggggctGCACACACACAGCGAACAGGGCCTCAGCCCACAGCCCACCTGGCGCCTCCTGGCTATGTTGGCCGGGCTCTACGCCTTCTTCCTGTTTGAGAACCTCTTCAACCTCCTGCTGCCCAGGGACCCGGAG GACCTGGAGGACGGGCCCTGCGgccacagcagccacagccacGGCGGCCACAGCCACGGTGTGTCCCTGCAGCTGGCACCCAGCGAGCTCGGGCAGCCCGAGCCGCCCCACCAGGGCTCCCGCGCGGACCTG GTGGCGGAGGAGAGCCCGGAGCTGCCGGACCCGGAGCCCAGGAAACTGAGCCGAG ACTTGAGGTTACTGCCTTATGTGATCACGCTGGGCGACGCCGTGCACAACTTCGCCGATGGGCTGGCCGTGGGCGCCGCCTTCGCGTCCTCCTGGAAGACCGGGCTGGCCACCTCGCTGGCGGTGTTCTGCCACGAGTTGCCGCACGAGCTGG GGGACTTCGCGGCCTTGCTGCAGGCGGGGCTTTCCGTGCGCCAAGCGCTGGTGCTGAACCTGGCCACTGGGCTCACGGCCTTCGCGGGTCTC ACGTGGCACTCGCGGTTGGAGTCGGCGAGGAGAGCGAGGTCTGGATCCTGGCAGTGGCCACCGGCCTGTTCC CTACGTGGCACTCTGCGACATG CTCCCGGCCATCTTGAAAGTACGGGAC ACGGCCCTGGCTCCTCTTTCTGCTGCACAACGTGGGCCTGCTGGGCGGCTGGACCTTCGTGCTGCTGCTGTCCTTGTACGAGGATATCACCCTCTGATACCCTGCCCTAG